In the genome of Paenibacillus sp. FSL R5-0766, one region contains:
- a CDS encoding LTA synthase family protein: MSRSSLTRFLSGPFIFFTIIMMIKSSLAWIVIFDDIPVWKPLLTELPLIWIGFCLIEWFAAKRRMWIYLAMNLLLSGIFFAAIMYYKYYGVIVNYHALAQVNQVTSVKSSMFSLLDPYYLFIFADVLIIGGILIRRRIKLGSTERPNRIPLERRARRRVASVILTLSMILCMLNIYPNRASMSELTQAEQMGILGYEAYTILDRPDKPVPIAHIDQDDIDKLKQTTELPAIVEQGAASGRNVIMLQLESFQDFLIGLEVDGQEITPNLNQLARQSLYFPNFYQQVGQGNTSDAEFVVNTSFYTPPNGAATTVYADKALPSLPKLMSANGYQTATFHTNDVRFWNRDQLYKALGFDQYYDIDYFGTQDSIAFSASDEVLYSKTLDKLESMHSSGKPFYAHIISMSAHHPYTLPKNKVKLTLPERYKDTLPGDYLISQHYADEAVGQLIAGLKKRGLWENSLFVLYGDHLGLPIYSLDRDDKVLMKELYGREYTSADMINIPLIISAPGATPGVQLEQIGGQVDILPTIAGLTGVSLKDQLHFGQDLLHEGGNLLPERYYLPSGSVLNDASLFIPAKGYGDGTHYSLADAGRQDAEQQQTGVPSEEMPKNSGDEESPALTTPNNSGVPSSRFITKEQYDRALDLAHLSNSYLSQLPDRNDTK, encoded by the coding sequence TTGTCACGCAGTTCACTCACCCGATTTCTAAGCGGACCGTTTATATTCTTTACCATTATCATGATGATCAAAAGTTCACTGGCCTGGATTGTTATCTTCGATGACATCCCTGTCTGGAAACCACTGCTGACTGAATTGCCGCTCATCTGGATCGGCTTCTGTCTAATTGAGTGGTTTGCTGCCAAGCGGCGAATGTGGATATACCTTGCCATGAATTTGCTGCTCTCAGGGATTTTCTTTGCAGCCATCATGTACTACAAATACTATGGTGTAATCGTTAACTATCACGCGTTGGCACAAGTGAATCAGGTGACCTCGGTCAAGAGCAGTATGTTCTCTTTACTTGACCCCTATTATTTGTTTATTTTTGCAGACGTTCTGATCATTGGGGGGATACTCATTCGTCGCCGGATCAAGCTCGGGAGTACAGAACGCCCGAACCGCATTCCGCTTGAACGACGTGCCAGAAGACGGGTTGCCTCGGTCATTCTGACCCTGTCCATGATCCTGTGTATGCTCAACATCTATCCCAATCGGGCTAGCATGAGTGAGCTTACACAAGCAGAACAGATGGGCATCCTCGGTTACGAGGCGTATACTATCCTGGATCGACCTGATAAACCTGTGCCCATCGCTCACATCGATCAGGATGACATCGACAAACTGAAGCAAACGACCGAACTTCCTGCGATTGTGGAGCAGGGTGCCGCGAGCGGACGCAATGTGATTATGCTCCAGTTGGAATCGTTTCAGGACTTTCTGATTGGATTAGAGGTAGATGGACAGGAAATTACGCCTAATCTGAATCAATTGGCTAGACAGAGCCTGTATTTTCCGAACTTTTATCAGCAAGTGGGACAGGGAAATACATCGGATGCAGAATTTGTTGTGAACACATCGTTCTACACCCCGCCAAACGGGGCAGCAACAACTGTATACGCGGATAAAGCTCTGCCGAGTCTACCCAAGTTGATGTCAGCAAACGGATATCAAACAGCCACATTCCATACAAATGATGTTCGTTTCTGGAATCGGGATCAGTTATACAAGGCACTTGGATTCGACCAGTATTATGATATTGATTATTTTGGTACACAGGACTCTATCGCCTTTTCGGCCTCGGATGAAGTACTGTATTCCAAAACACTGGATAAGCTGGAATCCATGCATTCTTCGGGCAAGCCCTTCTATGCCCATATCATCTCCATGTCAGCCCACCACCCGTACACTTTGCCTAAAAACAAGGTGAAGCTGACGCTGCCAGAGCGTTACAAGGATACGTTGCCCGGTGATTATCTGATATCACAGCATTATGCGGATGAGGCAGTTGGACAGTTGATTGCTGGATTGAAAAAACGGGGATTATGGGAAAATAGCTTGTTTGTCTTGTACGGGGATCACCTGGGACTTCCCATCTATTCACTGGATCGGGATGACAAAGTCCTTATGAAAGAGTTGTATGGTCGGGAATACACATCAGCAGATATGATTAATATTCCACTCATTATCTCGGCCCCGGGTGCTACTCCCGGTGTACAGCTGGAGCAGATCGGAGGCCAGGTGGACATTCTGCCAACGATTGCGGGACTCACCGGAGTATCGCTGAAGGACCAATTACACTTCGGACAGGATTTGTTGCATGAAGGTGGAAATCTCCTACCCGAACGATATTATCTTCCTTCCGGTTCCGTGCTAAACGATGCTTCTCTCTTCATACCGGCGAAAGGATACGGGGACGGAACGCATTATTCCCTAGCTGATGCGGGCAGACAAGATGCCGAGCAACAGCAGACGGGTGTTCCTTCAGAAGAGATGCCGAAGAATTCGGGAGATGAGGAATCTCCAGCATTGACCACACCCAATAACAGTGGGGTACCCTCTTCACGGTTTATAACGAAGGAACAATATGATCGGGCATTGGATCTTGCACACTTGTCCAACAGTTATTTGAGCCAGTTACCGGATCGAAATGACACGAAGTAA
- a CDS encoding GNAT family acetyltransferase: MEFTRITSINDPLFSQMHKLMQEIFPREEVLEFPLWEEPLEDPGIRVFVAVHEGQVVGATEYRYYEDWNVAMTDFTIIGREGLGIGSFLANHRKHDLQKLAAANGKELFGMFAEIYNPYLSQDHEFGGIKPMDPYVRREVLSHLGYQRLDFPYVHPSWQGDGEAVGGLDLCFMPGDESLGELPASLVADFLNRYYAVLPNKPQEWLAMVEQLTTRKSVALLPL, encoded by the coding sequence ATGGAATTTACGCGTATTACATCCATTAATGATCCATTATTTTCCCAAATGCACAAGCTGATGCAGGAGATTTTCCCGCGGGAAGAAGTGCTGGAATTCCCACTGTGGGAAGAACCACTGGAAGATCCGGGTATTCGGGTGTTCGTGGCTGTGCATGAGGGACAGGTCGTTGGAGCGACGGAGTACCGTTATTACGAGGATTGGAACGTAGCCATGACGGACTTTACGATTATTGGGCGTGAAGGTCTGGGAATTGGCAGTTTCCTGGCGAATCACCGCAAGCATGATCTGCAAAAGCTGGCTGCGGCAAACGGGAAAGAATTGTTCGGCATGTTTGCCGAAATCTATAATCCTTATCTGAGTCAGGATCACGAGTTTGGCGGAATCAAGCCAATGGACCCGTATGTGCGTCGCGAAGTTCTGTCCCATCTGGGATATCAGCGTCTGGACTTCCCATATGTTCATCCATCCTGGCAAGGTGACGGTGAAGCGGTTGGCGGCTTAGACCTGTGCTTCATGCCAGGTGATGAGTCGCTTGGTGAACTGCCAGCAAGTCTGGTGGCTGATTTCCTGAATCGATATTATGCGGTGTTACCAAACAAACCGCAAGAATGGCTTGCCATGGTAGAGCAATTGACTACTCGCAAGTCGGTTGCGCTACTGCCGTTGTAA
- a CDS encoding GNAT family N-acetyltransferase yields the protein MYTKEMLITDPERSGKRVKAVVRNYVASDFEELIRIQAESFPPPYPEELLWSQEQLTSHVQHYPEGAICIEVDGELAGSMTSLRMQWDPAHPASHTWAQVTDDGYIRNHQRDGNTLYIVDLCVRPKYRKWGLAQLMMQAMYHLVIAQGMDRLLGAGRMPGYHLVADQLSAQEYLDQVAAGERRDPVISFLLRCGRMPVGVTADYLDDEESCNYAALMEWRNPFK from the coding sequence ATGTATACCAAAGAAATGCTGATCACCGACCCGGAGCGAAGTGGTAAAAGGGTAAAAGCAGTCGTTCGCAATTATGTTGCATCCGACTTTGAGGAACTCATTCGCATTCAGGCGGAGAGTTTCCCTCCTCCTTATCCGGAAGAGCTGCTCTGGAGTCAGGAGCAGCTCACCAGTCATGTGCAGCATTACCCGGAGGGTGCCATCTGTATTGAAGTGGATGGAGAGTTGGCCGGATCAATGACCTCGCTACGGATGCAGTGGGACCCTGCACATCCAGCAAGTCATACCTGGGCCCAAGTAACGGATGACGGTTATATTCGTAACCACCAGAGGGATGGCAACACGCTGTATATTGTTGATCTCTGTGTTCGTCCAAAGTACCGCAAATGGGGACTGGCTCAACTTATGATGCAGGCGATGTACCACCTTGTCATCGCTCAGGGGATGGATCGGTTACTGGGTGCTGGTAGAATGCCGGGTTATCATCTGGTTGCAGACCAACTGTCTGCGCAGGAATATCTGGATCAGGTAGCAGCGGGAGAGAGACGTGACCCGGTGATCTCGTTCCTGCTTCGCTGTGGCCGCATGCCTGTTGGTGTGACCGCAGACTATCTGGACGATGAGGAATCCTGCAATTATGCTGCCCTGATGGAGTGGCGGAATCCGTTCAAATAA
- a CDS encoding carbon-nitrogen hydrolase family protein, translated as MKLRVSAVQYQLHTISSFEQFAAQAEHYIRTASEYGTEFVLFPEFFTTQLMSIGDEQGNALTIEDLPNFTEQYEKLFTSLAAKYGMHVIGGTHVIRREGKLYNTAHMFYPDGRIARQDKIHITPTEVQEWNMAPGDGLEVFDTDKGRIAMLTCYDIEFPEIVRMAKAKGADVIFCPSCTDDRHGFYRVRYTSHARAVENQVYVVLTGTVGNLPTVDFMRANYGQAAIITPNDIPFPPRGILAEGEINNDMIVTADLDLDLLYEVRERGSVTTWRDRRTDLYTDWE; from the coding sequence ATGAAACTGCGGGTATCCGCTGTACAATACCAATTACACACAATCAGCTCGTTTGAGCAGTTCGCCGCTCAGGCTGAGCATTACATACGGACAGCGAGCGAATACGGAACCGAATTTGTGCTGTTCCCGGAATTTTTCACAACACAATTAATGTCCATTGGGGACGAACAAGGCAATGCACTGACAATTGAGGATCTGCCGAACTTTACGGAGCAATATGAAAAACTGTTCACGTCACTTGCTGCCAAGTACGGTATGCACGTTATCGGGGGAACCCACGTCATTCGACGTGAGGGGAAGCTGTATAATACAGCCCACATGTTCTACCCGGATGGTCGCATCGCGCGCCAGGACAAGATTCACATTACACCAACCGAAGTGCAGGAATGGAATATGGCTCCCGGGGATGGACTTGAGGTGTTCGACACGGATAAAGGCCGTATTGCGATGCTGACCTGTTACGATATTGAGTTCCCGGAAATTGTGCGGATGGCCAAAGCCAAAGGTGCTGACGTGATCTTCTGTCCTTCATGCACGGACGATCGTCACGGATTCTACCGTGTGCGTTATACGAGTCATGCCCGCGCGGTGGAGAATCAGGTGTACGTTGTGTTAACCGGAACAGTGGGCAACCTGCCAACCGTTGATTTCATGCGTGCTAACTATGGACAGGCAGCGATTATTACACCAAATGATATTCCGTTCCCGCCACGTGGCATTCTGGCCGAGGGTGAGATTAACAACGATATGATCGTGACCGCCGATCTGGATCTGGACTTGTTGTATGAGGTACGCGAACGTGGATCGGTAACGACCTGGCGTGACCGCCGTACTGATCTGTATACCGATTGGGAGTAG
- a CDS encoding LysR family transcriptional regulator has product MDIRHLQYFLEVARQQSFTKAAEVLYITQPTISKTVKSLEEELGITLLDRYGKKVELTDAGHVFFRQALEIEKSFRSLSSELDDLMNLKKGHLRIGLPPMVGSSFFPMIIGEFHKAYPQVTIQLFEDGAKKVEADVISGALDIGVAVLPTVDELLDHFVFVKEKLNLLVHPSHPLAGKESVALHELENDAFVLFREDFALHDRIIVACQHAGFQPRVVYESSQWDLLSAMVAANLGVALLPETICREVDHMRVRIIPVVEPVIPWQLGMIWRKDRYLSFATREWIGFTQSMLGE; this is encoded by the coding sequence ATGGATATCCGCCATTTGCAATATTTTCTGGAAGTTGCCCGGCAACAGAGCTTCACTAAAGCCGCCGAAGTTCTGTATATCACCCAGCCTACGATCAGCAAGACGGTCAAGAGTCTTGAAGAGGAATTAGGGATCACGCTACTGGACCGTTATGGTAAAAAAGTGGAACTAACCGATGCAGGTCATGTGTTTTTTCGGCAGGCACTGGAGATTGAAAAATCATTCCGCAGTTTGTCGTCCGAATTGGACGACCTGATGAATTTGAAGAAAGGCCATCTGCGGATCGGCTTGCCGCCAATGGTAGGATCAAGCTTTTTCCCCATGATTATTGGTGAATTTCACAAAGCCTACCCGCAGGTGACCATTCAGCTGTTCGAGGATGGTGCCAAAAAAGTGGAGGCCGATGTGATCAGTGGTGCTCTGGATATTGGCGTTGCCGTACTGCCAACGGTGGATGAGCTGTTGGATCATTTTGTGTTTGTCAAAGAGAAGCTGAACCTGCTTGTACACCCTTCACATCCGCTTGCAGGAAAAGAATCGGTTGCGCTGCATGAACTGGAAAACGATGCCTTTGTGCTGTTTCGGGAGGATTTTGCATTGCATGACCGGATTATTGTGGCTTGTCAGCATGCCGGGTTCCAACCCCGGGTGGTATATGAGAGCTCCCAGTGGGATCTGCTCAGCGCGATGGTTGCCGCCAATCTGGGGGTGGCCTTACTGCCGGAGACGATCTGTCGTGAGGTGGACCATATGCGTGTACGCATCATACCGGTAGTGGAACCGGTGATTCCATGGCAGCTTGGCATGATCTGGCGGAAGGACCGCTATCTGTCTTTTGCCACGAGAGAGTGGATCGGATTTACACAGTCAATGCTGGGTGAGTAA
- a CDS encoding CidA/LrgA family holin-like protein translates to MKKWGLGIAQVALLMVFSLLMDLLARTLHLPVPGSILGMVVLFILLQTRVVKLRWIEVGAAWLLGELLLFFIPSAVGIMNYMPMLEHDGLQILFIVLLSTFLVMSCTGLVATRIAKRKERHTG, encoded by the coding sequence GTGAAAAAATGGGGCCTTGGTATTGCACAAGTTGCGCTCTTAATGGTTTTTTCACTGCTCATGGACCTGCTGGCCCGTACTCTCCATCTTCCTGTACCAGGTTCAATACTCGGTATGGTCGTGTTATTCATTCTGCTTCAGACTCGTGTCGTGAAGCTGCGCTGGATTGAAGTTGGAGCTGCCTGGCTGCTCGGTGAACTATTGTTATTTTTTATCCCGTCAGCCGTTGGCATTATGAACTATATGCCCATGCTGGAGCATGACGGTCTGCAGATTTTATTCATCGTACTGCTTAGTACATTTCTGGTCATGTCCTGCACAGGCCTGGTGGCTACACGAATCGCGAAACGAAAGGAGCGTCACACCGGATGA
- a CDS encoding LrgB family protein, whose translation MIGFLCLLLTVGIYAVAKRMYRSLPKVYLSPLLITPLLVVGILLATGTDYTTYSSGGKWLSLLLQPATVAFAVPLYTFFHVLKKHISEIVFSVMTGSVVAVLSSALLAKWLRLDSGLIHSLIPRSITTPIAMNVSATIGGIPAVTAVFVIMTGLLGVIMGPSIVKMLRIDGEIARGTLFGTGAHGTGTSKAFELSSLTGTISSISMVLAALFTLAVAPVLSKLIFP comes from the coding sequence ATGATTGGATTTCTCTGCCTGCTGTTAACCGTCGGTATCTATGCGGTCGCCAAACGAATGTATCGTAGTCTGCCAAAAGTATATCTGTCTCCACTGCTCATTACGCCGCTGCTTGTCGTTGGCATATTGCTCGCAACGGGAACGGATTATACCACGTATAGCAGTGGCGGCAAATGGCTGAGTCTGCTTCTCCAACCGGCCACCGTGGCGTTTGCCGTACCGCTTTATACCTTTTTCCATGTACTCAAAAAACATATTTCCGAGATTGTCTTCAGTGTCATGACCGGCTCGGTGGTTGCTGTACTTTCTTCTGCCCTGCTCGCCAAATGGTTGCGCCTGGATTCCGGTCTCATTCATAGTCTGATCCCAAGATCGATTACCACCCCAATTGCCATGAACGTATCCGCCACAATCGGTGGCATACCCGCAGTGACAGCTGTTTTTGTTATTATGACTGGTCTGCTCGGAGTAATTATGGGCCCTTCGATCGTCAAAATGCTGCGCATCGATGGGGAGATTGCACGAGGCACACTGTTTGGAACCGGTGCCCATGGCACAGGGACATCCAAGGCGTTTGAACTGAGTTCCCTGACCGGTACCATCTCCAGCATCTCCATGGTGCTCGCTGCATTGTTCACTTTAGCCGTTGCACCCGTCCTTTCTAAACTTATTTTCCCATAA
- a CDS encoding AbrB/MazE/SpoVT family DNA-binding domain-containing protein: MKRTGMKRSLDRLGRIVLPKEMRDTMEIHIGDPLEFFIEGKELILRKYKSTLCIFCGDVDTEMYFKEQFICRTCAIQLKHPDDSPDWFVPQNKQAPAPVERPASKSASVSSPAREEGTTADNQEYPDLRPKTARMLQQMKEIVEQNPGLAQQQIAEKLGISQGRVSQLKKLL; this comes from the coding sequence ATGAAAAGAACCGGAATGAAGAGATCTCTGGACCGTCTTGGACGAATTGTCCTTCCCAAAGAAATGCGGGATACGATGGAAATCCATATCGGCGATCCGCTTGAGTTTTTCATTGAAGGAAAAGAGTTGATTTTAAGAAAGTACAAATCAACATTATGTATTTTTTGCGGTGATGTAGATACGGAAATGTATTTCAAAGAACAATTCATCTGCCGGACTTGTGCAATTCAATTAAAACACCCGGATGACTCTCCCGACTGGTTCGTACCTCAGAACAAACAGGCTCCTGCACCCGTGGAGCGTCCTGCTTCCAAATCCGCCTCAGTCTCATCTCCCGCTAGGGAAGAAGGGACCACAGCTGACAACCAAGAATATCCGGATCTGCGGCCGAAAACGGCACGCATGCTGCAACAGATGAAAGAAATTGTTGAACAGAATCCTGGTTTGGCTCAACAGCAAATTGCGGAAAAGCTTGGCATCAGCCAAGGACGCGTCTCTCAATTAAAAAAGTTACTATAA
- a CDS encoding Crp/Fnr family transcriptional regulator → MDKILYLSQFDLMSSLSEADLIEMDGMTSITTIPKNRQIQTPDTFTEGFYFVKRGKVRLYTLNPEGKQFTLDILTEGNVFGEMNGISLGTRAVYIETMEECDICLMNKQRFEQFLIEHPQFMMRLMNVLSERIKRMSELTQTLALGNLHEKVIHNLFRLAEQMGWIEEDEYCRIQLGLTHQEIAWMAGATRESVTIVMQDLAKAGRIRTGFKSVSLHRDEITTLRKITAHL, encoded by the coding sequence ATGGATAAAATTCTGTATTTATCACAATTCGACCTCATGTCCTCCTTGTCCGAGGCAGACCTGATTGAAATGGATGGGATGACTTCTATTACGACCATACCCAAAAACAGACAGATCCAGACACCGGATACGTTTACAGAAGGTTTCTATTTTGTAAAAAGGGGAAAGGTTCGTTTATATACTTTAAATCCGGAGGGCAAGCAGTTCACTCTCGATATTTTGACGGAAGGTAACGTGTTTGGAGAAATGAACGGAATCTCACTCGGAACACGTGCTGTTTATATCGAAACGATGGAGGAGTGTGACATTTGCCTGATGAACAAACAACGTTTTGAACAGTTTCTGATTGAACATCCACAGTTTATGATGAGACTGATGAACGTACTAAGCGAGCGGATCAAACGAATGAGCGAGTTGACACAGACGCTCGCACTCGGAAACCTGCATGAAAAGGTGATACATAACCTCTTCCGGCTGGCTGAACAGATGGGATGGATCGAAGAAGATGAGTACTGCCGGATTCAACTTGGGCTTACCCATCAGGAGATTGCCTGGATGGCAGGAGCCACACGGGAATCGGTTACGATTGTCATGCAAGACTTGGCAAAAGCCGGCCGTATTCGTACCGGATTCAAATCAGTCTCCCTTCATCGTGACGAAATCACTACCCTCCGGAAAATCACTGCCCACTTGTAA
- a CDS encoding DNA alkylation repair protein: MNAKPDLFIPEDILLRKGARKATEIPEHIRNWLQAGHIESVNLTEWLAVDHVSLFQKVTHEWGMDAETRAITEQLTQMDEQRIMKIIPAIATQWLDLLKRPTMNEQTNLFRSIAEHRSDSVRCWAAYIIGLDSGLNLTEKLEHIRPFAADHHFGVREIAWMAVRESISAELSLALQQLIPWSVDPDPLIRRFAIESIRPRGVWAKHIQQLKENPAMALPLLDAVKSDAHKYVQDSVSNWLNDASKTNPEWVRQVCATWTQQSDTQHTRRIVTRATRSLT, encoded by the coding sequence TTGAATGCTAAGCCAGATCTCTTTATCCCTGAAGACATTCTTCTTCGCAAAGGTGCACGTAAAGCAACGGAAATCCCTGAGCATATCCGCAATTGGCTACAAGCAGGACATATCGAATCGGTCAATCTGACCGAATGGCTGGCTGTAGATCATGTTTCTCTTTTTCAGAAGGTTACCCATGAATGGGGAATGGATGCTGAAACCAGAGCAATTACAGAGCAGTTAACACAGATGGATGAGCAGCGGATCATGAAAATCATCCCGGCCATAGCCACGCAATGGCTTGATCTGTTGAAACGTCCAACAATGAATGAACAAACGAATCTCTTTCGTTCCATTGCAGAGCATCGTTCAGACAGTGTTCGCTGCTGGGCGGCTTATATCATTGGGCTGGATTCCGGTCTGAACCTGACTGAAAAGTTGGAGCATATTCGGCCCTTTGCAGCAGATCATCACTTTGGTGTAAGAGAAATCGCCTGGATGGCTGTACGGGAGTCCATCTCTGCCGAATTATCCTTAGCCTTGCAGCAGTTAATCCCATGGAGCGTTGACCCTGATCCACTGATCCGTCGCTTTGCTATAGAGTCAATCAGACCTCGTGGCGTCTGGGCCAAGCATATTCAGCAGTTAAAAGAAAATCCGGCGATGGCCCTTCCCTTGCTTGACGCGGTGAAATCCGATGCCCATAAGTATGTGCAGGATTCGGTAAGTAACTGGCTGAACGACGCCAGCAAGACCAATCCAGAGTGGGTGCGGCAGGTCTGTGCCACTTGGACTCAGCAGTCGGATACCCAACATACGCGGCGAATCGTTACACGTGCCACGCGAAGTCTTACATAA
- a CDS encoding DoxX family protein, with amino-acid sequence MNKILGYIFLVILAGVFVMTGFNNISGADMMIQTFESFSYPTWTMYLLGAAELLSAVGLLIPRTRILASGILTFILIGAVGSHLIYAQYAAVPFPAVLLVANIIVLVLGMRRLEAEEEGQMDAIQA; translated from the coding sequence ATGAACAAAATTTTGGGATATATTTTTCTGGTTATTCTTGCAGGTGTGTTTGTCATGACGGGGTTTAACAATATTAGTGGGGCAGACATGATGATTCAGACATTCGAAAGTTTCTCTTATCCGACATGGACGATGTATCTGCTGGGCGCTGCGGAGTTGCTTAGTGCTGTAGGACTGCTGATTCCACGGACTCGCATCCTGGCTTCTGGCATACTGACATTCATTCTGATTGGGGCCGTGGGAAGTCATCTGATCTATGCACAATACGCTGCTGTTCCGTTCCCGGCTGTGTTGTTGGTAGCTAACATCATTGTCCTGGTGTTAGGCATGCGCAGATTGGAAGCGGAAGAAGAAGGACAGATGGACGCGATTCAGGCGTAA
- a CDS encoding helix-turn-helix domain-containing protein encodes MITQAIDIIGKKWVLLIMYQLLSGPKRFTELEAEMAISGRLLSERLKEMETEGIVTRHMFPEIPPRVEYELTPKGRAIEPVIDQIYSWSSDWLKQQKSE; translated from the coding sequence ATGATCACTCAAGCCATAGACATCATAGGCAAGAAGTGGGTACTGTTAATCATGTACCAACTGTTGTCCGGACCCAAGCGGTTTACGGAGCTTGAAGCAGAGATGGCGATCAGTGGACGACTTTTATCGGAGCGACTGAAGGAAATGGAGACGGAAGGTATCGTAACCCGGCACATGTTTCCCGAGATACCTCCCCGTGTAGAGTATGAATTGACACCGAAAGGCAGAGCCATTGAACCTGTCATTGATCAGATCTACAGTTGGTCATCGGACTGGTTGAAACAGCAGAAATCCGAGTAG
- a CDS encoding Gfo/Idh/MocA family oxidoreductase, whose amino-acid sequence MTLQIGIIGTGWFSKVHADILARMEGVRVASVCGTSLEKAEAMASVYDAVGYGELEHMLDGEKLDAVYICVPPMSHGSIESELIRRGIPFLVEKPLSTGMDVPRQVLDQVQKSGLLTSVGYHFRYQEAAQVLQQAMKEQTVGMALGRWMGGMPGVAWWRRQDGSGGQFVEQTTHIVDLLRYCAGEVTEVYAVAAQRSMHEKHEHVSVADVANVTLKLESGAIASIANTCLLPDGEGGAGLQFYTDAGVWDWTPERLLLPSAATHAMAGLEIPAGHNPYERENEAFIHALRTGDRSRILSDYADACRTQEITTAALASADSGLPVQLQPSKHLSH is encoded by the coding sequence ATGACATTACAGATCGGAATCATTGGAACAGGCTGGTTCAGTAAGGTACACGCGGATATTCTCGCACGGATGGAAGGTGTTCGTGTTGCGAGTGTCTGTGGAACATCGCTCGAAAAGGCAGAGGCTATGGCCTCCGTTTATGATGCTGTTGGTTACGGGGAACTTGAACATATGCTGGATGGTGAGAAGCTGGATGCGGTGTATATCTGTGTGCCTCCGATGTCCCACGGATCGATTGAGTCCGAATTAATCCGTCGCGGTATTCCATTCCTGGTGGAGAAACCTTTGAGCACCGGAATGGATGTTCCGCGTCAGGTGTTGGATCAGGTACAGAAGAGCGGTTTGTTAACCTCTGTCGGTTACCATTTCCGTTATCAGGAGGCTGCTCAAGTACTACAGCAAGCAATGAAAGAACAGACGGTCGGCATGGCTCTTGGCCGCTGGATGGGCGGAATGCCAGGGGTCGCCTGGTGGCGGCGTCAGGACGGTTCAGGAGGACAATTCGTAGAGCAAACTACACATATTGTAGACTTGCTTCGGTATTGTGCAGGAGAAGTTACGGAGGTATATGCTGTAGCAGCTCAGCGAAGCATGCATGAGAAGCATGAACATGTGAGCGTTGCTGATGTGGCGAATGTGACGCTCAAGCTGGAAAGTGGAGCGATTGCCAGTATCGCCAATACATGTCTGTTGCCAGACGGAGAGGGCGGTGCTGGGCTCCAGTTCTACACGGATGCAGGTGTGTGGGATTGGACGCCAGAACGTTTGCTTCTGCCAAGTGCGGCAACACATGCGATGGCAGGTCTGGAGATTCCGGCAGGACATAATCCATACGAGCGTGAGAATGAAGCGTTCATTCATGCCCTGCGTACGGGAGACCGTTCACGAATTCTGTCCGATTATGCGGATGCCTGCCGTACACAGGAGATTACGACGGCGGCGCTGGCATCGGCAGATTCCGGTCTGCCTGTACAGCTTCAGCCTTCAAAACATCTCTCTCATTAA